A single Pseudoxanthomonas sp. DNA region contains:
- the guaA gene encoding glutamine-hydrolyzing GMP synthase, with translation MTSISESPIPNPQSRLHDDKILILDFGAQYTQLIARRIREIGVYCEIWAWDHDPEEIATFGAKGIILSGGPESTTQHGAPKAPQQVFDSGLPILGICYGMQTLAAQLGGATEAADAREFGHAEVQLVAHDALLGGLSDHQGEPRLDVWMSHGDHVAKAPPGWTITATTDRIPVAAMALEEKHWYGVQFHPEVTHTKQGQTLLRRFVAEICGCRTLWTAANIIDDQIARVREQVGSDEVILGLSGGVDSSVVAALLHRAIGEQLTCVFVDTGLLRWQEGDQVMAMFAEHMGVKVVRVNAADRYFKALEGVADPEAKRKIIGNLFVEIFEEESNKLKNAKWLAQGTIYPDVIESAGSKTGKAHVIKSHHNVGGLPAHMKLGLVEPLRELFKDEVRRLGVELGLPRTMVYRHPFPGPGLGVRILGEVKPEYAELLAKADAIFIDELRKADLYDRTSQAFAVFLPVKSVGVVGDARAYEWVIALRAVETIDFMTAHWAHLPYEFLGTVSNRIINELRGVSRVVYDISGKPPATIEWE, from the coding sequence ATGACCAGCATTTCCGAATCCCCAATCCCCAATCCCCAATCACGGCTTCACGACGACAAAATCCTCATCCTCGATTTCGGCGCGCAGTACACGCAGCTGATCGCCCGCCGCATCCGCGAGATCGGTGTGTACTGCGAGATCTGGGCGTGGGACCACGACCCGGAGGAGATCGCGACGTTCGGGGCCAAGGGCATCATCCTGTCCGGTGGCCCGGAGTCCACCACGCAGCACGGTGCCCCCAAAGCGCCGCAGCAGGTGTTCGACAGCGGTCTGCCGATCCTGGGCATCTGCTACGGCATGCAGACGCTGGCCGCGCAGCTGGGTGGCGCGACGGAAGCCGCGGACGCACGCGAGTTCGGCCACGCCGAAGTGCAACTGGTCGCGCACGACGCGCTGCTGGGTGGCCTGAGCGACCACCAGGGCGAGCCGCGCCTCGATGTGTGGATGAGCCATGGCGACCACGTCGCGAAGGCGCCGCCGGGCTGGACGATCACCGCGACCACCGACCGCATCCCGGTCGCGGCGATGGCGTTGGAAGAGAAGCACTGGTACGGCGTGCAGTTCCATCCGGAAGTGACGCACACCAAGCAGGGCCAGACGCTGCTGCGCCGCTTCGTCGCCGAGATCTGCGGCTGCAGGACGCTGTGGACGGCCGCCAATATCATCGACGACCAGATCGCCCGCGTGCGTGAGCAGGTCGGTTCGGACGAGGTGATCCTGGGCCTGTCCGGCGGCGTGGATTCGTCGGTCGTCGCCGCCTTGCTGCACAGGGCCATCGGCGAGCAGCTGACCTGCGTGTTCGTCGACACCGGCCTGCTGCGCTGGCAGGAAGGCGACCAGGTGATGGCGATGTTCGCCGAGCACATGGGCGTCAAGGTCGTGCGCGTCAATGCGGCGGACCGCTATTTCAAGGCGCTGGAAGGGGTCGCCGACCCGGAAGCCAAGCGCAAGATCATCGGCAACCTGTTCGTCGAGATCTTCGAGGAAGAATCGAACAAGCTGAAGAATGCCAAGTGGCTGGCGCAGGGCACCATCTACCCGGACGTGATCGAGTCGGCCGGCAGCAAGACCGGCAAGGCGCACGTCATCAAGAGCCACCACAACGTCGGCGGCCTGCCCGCGCACATGAAGCTGGGCCTGGTCGAGCCGTTGCGCGAGCTGTTCAAGGACGAGGTGCGCCGCCTGGGCGTGGAACTCGGCCTGCCGCGCACGATGGTCTACCGACATCCGTTCCCGGGTCCCGGACTGGGCGTGCGCATCCTCGGCGAAGTAAAGCCCGAGTACGCCGAACTGCTGGCCAAGGCCGATGCGATCTTCATCGACGAACTGCGCAAGGCCGACCTGTACGACAGGACCTCGCAGGCGTTCGCGGTGTTCCTGCCGGTCAAGTCGGTGGGCGTGGTCGGTGATGCGCGCGCGTACGAGTGGGTCATCGCGCTGCGCGCGGTCGAGACGATCGACTTCATGACCGCGCACTGGGCGCACCTGCCGTACGAATTCCTCGGCACCGTGTCCAACCGCATCATCAACGAGCTGCGTGGCGTCTCGCGCGTGGTGTACGACATCAGCGGAAAGCCGCCGGCGACGATTGAGTGGGAGTGA
- the tadA gene encoding tRNA adenosine(34) deaminase TadA — MEEHWMRHAFALADRAEREFDEIPVGAVLVSAAGQVLGEGWNRNIADHDPSAHAEIVAMREAGRAVGNHRLVGCTLYVTLEPCAMCAMALVHARVARVVYGASDPKTGACGSVFDLIADPRHNHRIEVVGGVLGDEAGRRLTNYFRAKRGRPLV; from the coding sequence ATGGAAGAGCACTGGATGCGCCACGCCTTCGCGCTGGCCGACCGCGCCGAGCGCGAGTTCGACGAGATCCCGGTCGGTGCGGTGCTGGTGAGCGCGGCGGGTCAGGTGCTGGGCGAGGGCTGGAACCGCAACATCGCCGACCACGATCCCAGTGCGCACGCCGAGATCGTGGCGATGCGCGAAGCGGGCAGGGCGGTGGGCAACCATCGGCTGGTCGGCTGCACCTTGTACGTCACCCTGGAGCCCTGCGCGATGTGCGCGATGGCGCTGGTGCATGCGCGGGTCGCGCGCGTGGTCTACGGCGCCAGCGACCCCAAGACCGGCGCCTGCGGCAGCGTATTCGATCTGATCGCGGATCCGCGGCACAACCATCGGATCGAGGTGGTGGGCGGCGTACTGGGCGACGAAGCCGGACGCAGACTGACCAATTACTTCCGCGCCAAGCGCGGCCGGCCGCTGGTCTAG
- a CDS encoding DUF2721 domain-containing protein — protein sequence MNPSTDHAVLTAMLAPAFFLTATASLLLSANNRLARIIDRARTLLRELADAEDEADRSLLEKRIALQRRRSLIILRAGQLLYAAISCFVGTSLAVAVDTFTGHRLGSLPTWLAALGVVAMLAASLLLARESTLAVTAINEEMDHRKVKRKFPTP from the coding sequence ATGAATCCTTCCACCGACCATGCCGTGCTGACCGCGATGCTGGCGCCGGCATTCTTCCTGACCGCGACCGCGTCGCTGCTGCTGTCAGCCAACAATCGCTTGGCGCGCATCATCGACCGCGCGCGCACGCTTCTGCGGGAACTGGCCGATGCCGAGGACGAGGCGGATCGCTCGCTGCTGGAGAAGCGGATCGCGCTGCAGCGCCGGCGCAGCCTGATCATCCTGCGTGCCGGCCAGTTGCTGTACGCCGCGATCAGCTGCTTCGTCGGCACCAGCCTGGCCGTGGCCGTCGACACGTTCACGGGACACCGGCTGGGCTCGCTGCCGACCTGGCTGGCGGCACTCGGCGTGGTGGCGATGCTGGCGGCCAGCCTGCTGCTCGCACGCGAATCCACGCTGGCGGTCACCGCCATCAACGAGGAAATGGACCACCGCAAGGTGAAGCGGAAGTTCCCGACGCCCTAG
- the orn gene encoding oligoribonuclease, with protein MASNNAHNDRLIWIDLEMTGLDTDRDSILEIATVVTDSKLNVLAEGPEFAIAHPVSVLEAMDDWNRNQHGRSGLWKRVVESQVSMGQAEAQTVAFLNEWLPAGASPMCGNSICQDRRFLHRLMPRLEKYFHYRNLDVSTLKELARRWAPQVLEGVRKQASHTALSDVRDSIEELRHYRRHMAALAGE; from the coding sequence ATGGCCTCGAACAACGCGCACAACGACCGACTGATCTGGATCGACCTCGAGATGACCGGGCTGGATACCGACCGCGACTCCATCCTGGAGATCGCCACGGTCGTCACCGATTCGAAGTTGAACGTGCTGGCGGAGGGGCCCGAGTTCGCCATTGCGCATCCGGTGTCCGTGCTGGAAGCGATGGACGACTGGAACCGCAACCAGCATGGCCGTTCCGGTCTCTGGAAGCGCGTGGTGGAGAGCCAGGTCTCGATGGGTCAGGCCGAAGCGCAGACGGTGGCCTTCCTCAATGAATGGCTGCCCGCCGGCGCATCGCCGATGTGCGGCAATTCGATCTGCCAGGACCGGCGCTTCCTGCACCGGTTGATGCCGCGTCTGGAGAAGTACTTCCACTACCGCAACCTGGACGTCAGCACGCTGAAGGAACTCGCGCGCCGCTGGGCGCCGCAGGTGCTGGAAGGTGTGCGCAAACAGGCCAGCCACACCGCGCTGAGCGACGTGCGCGACTCCATCGAGGAACTGCGCCACTACCGCAGGCACATGGCGGCGCTCGCCGGCGAGTGA
- a CDS encoding mechanosensitive ion channel family protein has translation MSAPATPAPTLPAIPTEPEALLNELRGIDWLQFLETWGLKLLAAAVIFLVGMWLAKRLSAGLERVLIRTQADTTLGGFLRRVSYVAMMVLVIITVLTSLGVNPTSMLAVLGAAGLAVGLALKDSLSNIASGVMLIVLRPFRESDFVQAAGLEGVIEEVRIFQTRMRTLDNRLIVLPNSLITTAPIINFTAKPQRRIDILVGVGYDDDLKQAKQVLLDIAHANPMVLKDPEPFVFVSQLGESSVDLTLYAWAKTKDFGQARSDLTEAVRTEIIGNGLNIPYPQRDLHVYHHNADGTPLTDIITKGVVDDGDMPR, from the coding sequence ATGTCCGCGCCCGCCACCCCAGCCCCCACCCTGCCCGCCATTCCCACCGAGCCCGAAGCCCTGCTCAACGAGTTGCGCGGCATCGACTGGCTGCAGTTCCTGGAAACCTGGGGCCTCAAGCTGCTCGCCGCGGCGGTCATCTTCCTGGTCGGCATGTGGCTTGCCAAGCGGCTGAGCGCGGGGCTGGAACGCGTGCTGATCCGTACGCAGGCCGACACCACGCTGGGCGGATTCCTGCGCCGCGTCAGCTACGTGGCCATGATGGTGCTGGTCATCATCACCGTGCTCACATCGCTGGGCGTGAATCCCACCTCGATGCTCGCGGTGCTGGGTGCCGCGGGACTCGCAGTCGGCCTGGCCCTGAAGGATTCGCTGTCGAACATCGCGTCGGGGGTCATGCTGATCGTGCTGAGGCCCTTCCGGGAAAGCGATTTCGTGCAGGCGGCAGGGCTGGAGGGCGTCATCGAGGAGGTACGCATTTTCCAGACCCGCATGCGGACGCTCGACAACCGCCTGATCGTGTTGCCGAACAGCCTGATCACCACCGCACCGATCATCAACTTCACGGCCAAGCCGCAGCGCCGCATCGACATCCTGGTGGGCGTGGGCTACGACGACGACCTCAAGCAGGCCAAGCAGGTGCTGCTCGATATCGCGCATGCCAATCCGATGGTGCTGAAGGATCCCGAGCCGTTCGTGTTCGTGTCGCAACTGGGCGAAAGCAGCGTCGACCTGACACTGTACGCGTGGGCGAAGACGAAGGATTTCGGCCAGGCCCGGAGCGATCTGACCGAAGCCGTGCGCACCGAGATCATCGGCAACGGCCTGAACATCCCGTACCCCCAACGCGACCTGCACGTGTATCACCACAATGCGGACGGCACGCCGCTCACGGACATCATCACCAAGGGCGTGGTCGACGACGGCGACATGCCCAGGTAG
- the ppsA gene encoding phosphoenolpyruvate synthase: MNENILWLHELRLADLARVGGKNSSLGEMIGHLANLGVSVPGGYATTAEAFKAFIAHNDLSTRIFDRLATLDVEDVAALTAAGKEIRGWVIDAPLQPDLDADIRTAYAKLCADNGGGDVAVAVRSSATAEDLPDASFAGQQETFLNVTGADDVVHKVKEVFASLYNDRAIAYRVHHGFKHEDVFLSAGVQLMVRSGVGASGVLFTLDTESGFRDVVFVTSSFGLGEMVVQGAVNPDEFYVYKPTLKQGKPAILRRSLGSKAIRMVYSDVPGERVRTEDTPANLRNTFSITDEDVHELSKQALVIEQHYGRPMDIEWAKDGVTGKLFIVQARPETVRSRAKATQIERYALEKRGEVIAEGRAIGQKIGSGVARVVRSLDDMARVQPGDVLVADMTDPDWEPVMKRASAIVTNRGGRTCHAAIIARELGVPAVVGTGNALDLVADGVEVTVSCAEGDTGFIYAGALPFERTTTDLAAMPPAPLKIMMNVANPERAFDFGQLPNAGIGLARLEMIIASHIGVHPLALLEYDRQDLDVRRKIDAKTAGYADPVSFYVDRLAEGIATITASVAPHPVIVRLSDFKSNEYANLIGGTRYEPHEENPMIGFRGASRYVDPSFEPAFALECQAVRRVRDEMGLDNLWAMIPFVRTLEEGRKVVEVLARHGLRQGDGAADGKPGLKIIMMCEVPSNALLAEEFLDIFDGFSIGSNDLTQLTLGLDRDSSIVANLFDERNPAVKKLLSMAIKAARAKGKYVGICGQGPSDHPDLAEWLMAEGIESVSLNPDTVVDTWLRLAKTKAG; encoded by the coding sequence TTGAACGAGAACATCCTGTGGTTGCACGAGCTGCGCCTGGCCGACCTGGCCCGCGTCGGCGGCAAGAATTCGTCGCTGGGCGAAATGATCGGCCATCTGGCCAATCTCGGCGTCTCGGTCCCGGGAGGCTATGCGACCACGGCGGAGGCCTTCAAGGCCTTCATCGCGCACAACGACCTGTCCACGCGCATCTTCGACAGGCTGGCCACGCTGGATGTCGAGGACGTGGCGGCGCTGACGGCGGCGGGCAAGGAGATCCGCGGCTGGGTGATCGACGCGCCCCTGCAGCCCGATCTGGATGCCGACATCCGCACCGCGTACGCGAAGCTCTGCGCGGACAACGGCGGCGGCGACGTTGCGGTGGCGGTGCGGTCTTCGGCCACCGCCGAGGATCTGCCCGACGCGTCGTTCGCCGGCCAGCAGGAGACGTTCCTCAACGTCACCGGCGCCGATGACGTGGTGCACAAGGTCAAGGAGGTCTTCGCCAGCCTCTACAACGACCGCGCCATCGCCTATCGCGTGCACCACGGCTTCAAGCACGAGGACGTGTTCCTGTCCGCCGGCGTGCAGCTGATGGTGCGCTCGGGCGTCGGTGCGTCCGGCGTGCTGTTCACGCTGGACACCGAATCGGGCTTCCGCGATGTCGTGTTCGTCACGTCCAGCTTCGGCCTGGGCGAGATGGTCGTGCAGGGCGCGGTGAATCCCGACGAGTTCTACGTCTACAAGCCCACGCTGAAACAGGGCAAGCCCGCCATCCTGCGCCGCTCGCTGGGCAGCAAGGCGATCCGCATGGTGTATTCCGACGTGCCGGGCGAGCGCGTGCGCACCGAGGATACGCCGGCGAACCTGCGCAACACCTTCTCCATCACCGACGAGGACGTGCACGAGCTGTCGAAGCAGGCGCTGGTGATCGAACAGCATTACGGCCGCCCGATGGACATCGAGTGGGCCAAGGACGGCGTGACCGGCAAGCTATTCATCGTGCAGGCGCGCCCGGAAACGGTGAGGTCGCGCGCCAAGGCCACGCAGATCGAACGGTATGCCCTCGAGAAGCGCGGCGAGGTGATCGCCGAAGGCCGCGCCATCGGCCAGAAGATCGGCAGCGGCGTCGCCCGCGTGGTGCGTTCGCTGGACGACATGGCGCGCGTGCAACCCGGCGATGTGCTGGTCGCCGACATGACCGACCCCGACTGGGAGCCGGTGATGAAGCGTGCCAGCGCCATCGTCACCAACCGCGGCGGCCGCACCTGCCACGCCGCCATCATCGCGCGCGAGCTGGGCGTACCGGCCGTGGTCGGTACCGGCAATGCGCTGGACCTGGTCGCGGATGGCGTGGAGGTCACCGTGAGCTGCGCCGAGGGCGACACCGGCTTCATCTATGCCGGTGCCCTGCCCTTCGAGCGCACCACGACCGATCTCGCGGCGATGCCGCCGGCGCCGCTGAAGATCATGATGAACGTCGCCAACCCCGAGCGCGCGTTCGATTTCGGCCAGTTGCCGAACGCCGGCATCGGTCTGGCGCGCCTGGAGATGATCATCGCCAGCCACATCGGCGTGCACCCGCTCGCCCTGCTGGAATACGATCGCCAGGACCTCGACGTCCGCAGGAAGATCGATGCCAAGACCGCCGGCTACGCCGACCCGGTCAGCTTCTACGTGGACCGGTTGGCCGAAGGCATCGCGACGATCACGGCCTCGGTCGCACCGCATCCGGTGATCGTGCGCCTGTCGGACTTCAAGTCCAACGAATACGCCAACCTCATCGGCGGCACCCGCTACGAGCCGCATGAAGAGAATCCCATGATCGGTTTCCGCGGTGCGAGCCGCTACGTCGATCCCTCGTTCGAGCCCGCGTTCGCCCTGGAATGCCAGGCCGTGCGCCGCGTGCGCGACGAAATGGGGCTGGACAACCTGTGGGCGATGATCCCGTTCGTGCGTACGCTGGAAGAAGGCCGCAAGGTCGTCGAGGTACTGGCCAGGCACGGACTGCGCCAGGGCGATGGCGCCGCCGATGGAAAGCCGGGGCTGAAGATCATCATGATGTGCGAGGTGCCGTCGAACGCCCTGCTGGCCGAGGAGTTCCTCGACATCTTCGACGGCTTCTCCATCGGCTCCAACGACCTCACCCAGCTGACGCTGGGCCTGGACCGCGATTCCAGCATCGTCGCCAATCTGTTCGACGAGCGGAACCCCGCCGTCAAGAAGCTGCTGTCGATGGCGATCAAGGCCGCCCGCGCGAAAGGCAAGTACGTCGGCATCTGCGGCCAGGGGCCGAGCGACCATCCGGACCTGGCGGAATGGCTGATGGCCGAAGGCATCGAGTCGGTCTCGCTCAATCCCGATACCGTCGTCGATACCTGGCTGCGCCTGGCGAAGACCAAGGCCGGCTGA
- the ppsR gene encoding posphoenolpyruvate synthetase regulatory kinase/phosphorylase PpsR, producing MSELRPVFYVSDGTGITAETIGHSLLTQFAGMRFQTDRLSFVDDEEKARDAADRIRRTGEKLGSRPIVINSCVDPALSALVAESGALMLDVFAPFIEPLERELGQQRQSRVGQAHGLVDFETYHRRINAMNFALTHDDGMAVNYDEADVILVAVSRAGKTPTCVYLALHYGIRAANYPLTDGDLETDRLPVRLRPYRRKLFALTIDPDRLHQIRQERRPNSSYAKMETCKREVAAAEAMFQVERLPTLSTTNKSIEEISSKVLSTLGLQREMY from the coding sequence ATGTCTGAGCTGCGCCCGGTGTTCTACGTCTCCGATGGCACCGGTATCACCGCCGAGACCATCGGCCACAGCCTGCTGACCCAGTTCGCGGGCATGCGCTTCCAGACCGACCGGCTGTCGTTCGTCGACGACGAGGAAAAAGCGCGCGACGCAGCCGATCGCATCCGGCGTACCGGCGAGAAGCTGGGCAGCCGTCCCATCGTCATCAACTCCTGCGTGGATCCGGCGCTGAGTGCGCTGGTCGCCGAAAGTGGCGCGCTGATGCTCGACGTCTTCGCGCCCTTCATCGAACCACTGGAGCGCGAACTGGGCCAGCAGCGGCAGTCGCGGGTGGGACAGGCGCATGGCCTGGTGGACTTCGAGACGTATCACCGCCGCATCAACGCGATGAACTTCGCGCTGACCCACGATGACGGCATGGCGGTGAACTACGACGAGGCCGACGTGATCCTGGTGGCGGTGTCGCGCGCAGGCAAGACGCCCACCTGCGTGTACCTGGCCTTGCACTACGGCATCCGCGCGGCGAACTACCCGCTGACCGATGGCGATCTCGAGACCGACAGGTTGCCCGTACGCCTGCGGCCCTACAGGCGCAAGCTGTTCGCATTGACCATCGATCCTGACCGCCTGCACCAGATCCGGCAGGAGCGCCGCCCCAACTCCAGCTACGCGAAGATGGAGACCTGCAAGCGCGAGGTCGCCGCGGCCGAGGCGATGTTCCAGGTGGAACGGCTGCCCACGCTCAGCACCACCAACAAGTCGATCGAGGAAATCTCCAGCAAGGTGCTCTCCACGCTGGGACTGCAGCGCGAGATGTACTGA
- a CDS encoding DUF1249 domain-containing protein — protein MSQALARTARIPRLGRFGWLMALYAENHARLTRLFAPDRLAVGIYVSSIGDGLDLRLEVIETHRYTVELRLTYDIYDPLTGEPDPSAFVRLYRDAHQAEATHCYVGKRWQDVIGLYPPPAEVISHRMRMNTFLGKWLEYLGEQGHGVATLRPAGVARDVA, from the coding sequence ATGTCACAGGCCCTCGCACGTACCGCGCGCATTCCCCGTCTGGGCCGTTTCGGCTGGCTGATGGCGCTGTACGCGGAGAACCACGCGCGGCTCACCCGCCTGTTCGCGCCGGACCGTCTTGCCGTCGGCATCTACGTGTCGAGCATCGGCGATGGCCTGGACCTGCGGCTGGAGGTCATCGAAACCCATCGCTACACGGTGGAGTTGCGGTTGACCTACGACATCTATGATCCGCTGACCGGCGAACCGGATCCGTCGGCCTTCGTGCGCCTCTACCGTGACGCGCACCAGGCCGAGGCGACGCATTGCTACGTGGGCAAGCGCTGGCAGGATGTCATCGGCCTGTATCCGCCGCCGGCCGAGGTGATCAGCCACCGCATGCGCATGAACACGTTCCTGGGCAAATGGCTCGAGTACCTGGGCGAGCAGGGGCATGGGGTGGCGACGCTGCGTCCGGCGGGCGTCGCACGCGACGTCGCGTGA
- a CDS encoding beta-ketoacyl synthase chain length factor — protein MIAFSVKEWSAWAPGLVDQDAWRAWAAAPWIPTGDDTPALAEVPAMQRRRIERLGRMAIQTACWCQRAEENGMPLIFASRHGDVSRSMELLEALATGQPVSPTTFGLSVHNAIAALYSILRRERGNYIALAGGMATVEAACVEAAALLADGADEVMLVVYDAPLPIIYTDFADEPDAGFAWCWRIGPADAALLTLRLAWSGDDPEPGPAATLPHGLEVLRFLLAGDRTLQWRCDDLDWHWRRDG, from the coding sequence ATGATCGCGTTTTCAGTGAAGGAGTGGTCCGCATGGGCGCCCGGTCTGGTGGACCAGGATGCATGGCGCGCGTGGGCGGCCGCGCCCTGGATACCGACCGGCGATGACACCCCGGCGCTGGCCGAAGTACCGGCCATGCAGCGCAGGCGCATCGAGCGGCTGGGCCGGATGGCGATCCAGACCGCATGCTGGTGCCAGCGCGCGGAGGAGAACGGCATGCCCCTCATCTTCGCCTCGCGGCACGGCGACGTCTCCCGTTCGATGGAACTGCTGGAAGCGCTGGCGACCGGGCAGCCGGTGTCGCCCACCACGTTCGGCCTGTCGGTGCACAACGCGATCGCCGCGTTGTACTCCATCCTGCGTCGCGAACGCGGCAACTACATCGCCTTGGCCGGCGGCATGGCGACGGTGGAGGCCGCCTGCGTCGAAGCGGCGGCGTTGCTGGCCGACGGCGCGGACGAGGTGATGCTGGTGGTGTACGACGCGCCATTGCCCATCATCTATACCGACTTCGCCGACGAGCCCGATGCGGGCTTCGCCTGGTGCTGGAGGATCGGTCCGGCGGACGCGGCGTTGCTGACGTTGCGGCTGGCCTGGAGCGGCGACGACCCGGAGCCGGGCCCCGCCGCGACACTGCCGCATGGCCTTGAGGTACTGCGTTTCCTGCTGGCGGGAGATCGGACGCTGCAATGGCGATGCGACGACCTGGACTGGCACTGGCGGCGCGATGGGTGA
- a CDS encoding lysophospholipid acyltransferase family protein, producing MGDRIDHAWRVLGTGLSFLAFGLGGLVLGLLVLPPMLWLMRDPARRQRWSRRLVQRSFAAHVALMRWLGVMTYEIRGRERLDREGLLVLANHPTLIDVVLLISLLPNADCVVKSAVARNPFMRATVRAAGYVANDDGPGLVEDCIAAVRAGGALVIFPEGTRTTPGRPMKLQRGAANIAVRGELDITPVRITCTPPTLGKGEKWYRVPPVRFHMVIDVQEDLPIAPFLNGMAGTDPSAGGEALAARRLTEHLANYFAGDPSRAGT from the coding sequence ATGGGTGACCGCATCGACCATGCCTGGCGCGTGCTGGGCACGGGCCTGAGCTTCCTGGCGTTCGGGCTGGGCGGGCTGGTCCTGGGTCTTTTGGTGCTGCCGCCGATGCTGTGGCTGATGCGCGATCCGGCGCGACGTCAGCGCTGGTCCCGTCGCCTGGTGCAGCGGAGTTTCGCCGCCCATGTCGCCTTGATGCGGTGGCTTGGCGTGATGACGTACGAGATCCGGGGGCGCGAGCGGCTGGACCGCGAGGGCCTGCTGGTATTGGCCAACCACCCCACGCTGATCGATGTGGTGCTGTTGATCTCGCTGTTGCCCAATGCGGACTGCGTGGTGAAGTCGGCGGTGGCGCGCAACCCGTTCATGCGCGCGACGGTCAGGGCGGCAGGCTATGTGGCCAACGACGACGGGCCGGGCCTGGTGGAGGACTGCATCGCCGCCGTGCGGGCGGGGGGCGCACTGGTGATCTTCCCCGAAGGCACGCGGACCACGCCGGGGCGGCCAATGAAGCTGCAGCGGGGTGCGGCCAACATCGCCGTGCGGGGTGAACTGGACATCACGCCGGTGCGCATCACCTGCACGCCGCCGACGCTGGGAAAAGGCGAGAAGTGGTATCGTGTGCCGCCGGTGAGATTCCACATGGTGATCGATGTTCAGGAAGACCTGCCGATCGCCCCGTTCCTGAACGGAATGGCGGGGACGGATCCATCGGCAGGGGGAGAAGCGCTGGCAGCCCGGCGACTCACGGAACATCTGGCCAACTACTTTGCGGGAGATCCATCGCGTGCAGGCACTTGA
- a CDS encoding phosphopantetheine-binding protein — translation MQALEHEIKELIISSLSLEDISPDDIDTTAPLFVEGLGLDSIDALELGLALQKRYGVALSADSQETRRHFASVRALADFVASQGKA, via the coding sequence GTGCAGGCACTTGAGCACGAGATCAAGGAATTGATCATTTCGTCGCTGTCACTGGAAGACATCTCCCCCGACGACATCGATACCACCGCGCCGCTGTTCGTGGAGGGACTGGGGCTGGATTCGATCGACGCCCTGGAACTGGGCCTGGCGCTGCAGAAGCGCTACGGCGTGGCGCTCTCCGCAGACTCGCAGGAAACCCGCCGGCACTTCGCCAGCGTGCGTGCCCTCGCGGATTTCGTCGCCTCGCAGGGCAAGGCCTGA
- a CDS encoding acyl carrier protein, with protein MTKNELFERIATILHDSFEIEPARITPEARLYDDLDIDSIDAVDLIVQLKPLLGRSLQPDAFKSVRTVQDIVDVLYGLIREQAA; from the coding sequence ATGACCAAGAACGAACTCTTCGAGCGGATCGCCACGATCCTGCATGACAGCTTCGAGATCGAGCCCGCACGCATCACGCCCGAGGCCCGGTTGTACGACGACCTCGACATCGACAGCATCGACGCGGTGGACCTGATCGTGCAGCTCAAGCCGCTGCTCGGGCGCAGCCTGCAGCCGGATGCGTTCAAGTCGGTGCGCACGGTGCAGGACATCGTGGACGTGCTGTACGGCCTGATCCGCGAACAAGCCGCCTGA